The Saccharothrix variisporea genome has a segment encoding these proteins:
- a CDS encoding SIS domain-containing protein, whose translation MLDDSLLDDQARLADVDTSGLLRAAARAGAQVRATAEAAEELGVRRVFAERPRALVLVTRPGVAPAVAKLVTALLGPACPVPVVVSDDVPTWVGALDVVLAHTEDPGDVVLAEAVDRAGRRGARVLLTAEPDGPVAASAAGQALLVPPRVPVPQGFGFARAFGAWVVALNALKLLNVDIQLVADELDREAERDHPMHESFVNPAKSLALRVADRTPLLWGLDEPATAVAAHGAGVLACYAGLVSDVAGYPQALTRSVLHRRAVHGTSGADIFADPDDESEGLVRVLLLAVRQGRAAEIARRSAQDTLPGADVLEPAEEVTGGDAVCSALLALRFELAALYLGLAAGTLGGPGLYAPAV comes from the coding sequence GTGCTCGACGACAGCCTCCTCGACGACCAGGCCCGGCTCGCCGACGTCGACACGAGCGGCCTGCTGAGGGCCGCCGCGCGGGCGGGCGCGCAGGTCCGGGCCACCGCGGAGGCGGCGGAGGAGTTGGGCGTGCGGCGGGTGTTCGCCGAACGCCCGCGCGCCCTCGTGCTGGTGACCCGGCCCGGCGTGGCACCCGCGGTGGCCAAGCTGGTGACCGCCCTGCTCGGGCCGGCGTGCCCGGTGCCGGTCGTGGTGTCCGACGACGTGCCGACGTGGGTGGGCGCGCTGGACGTGGTGCTCGCACACACCGAGGACCCCGGTGACGTCGTGCTGGCCGAGGCCGTCGACCGGGCCGGTCGGCGTGGCGCGCGGGTGCTGCTCACCGCCGAGCCGGACGGGCCCGTGGCCGCGTCGGCGGCGGGTCAGGCGCTGCTCGTCCCGCCGCGCGTGCCCGTGCCGCAGGGGTTCGGGTTCGCGCGGGCGTTCGGCGCGTGGGTGGTGGCGCTCAACGCGCTCAAGCTGCTGAACGTGGACATCCAGCTGGTGGCCGACGAGCTGGACCGCGAGGCCGAGCGCGACCACCCGATGCACGAGTCGTTCGTCAACCCGGCCAAGTCGCTCGCGCTGCGCGTCGCCGACCGCACCCCGCTGCTGTGGGGCCTGGACGAGCCGGCGACGGCCGTCGCGGCGCACGGCGCGGGCGTGCTGGCCTGCTACGCGGGCCTGGTCAGCGACGTGGCGGGCTATCCTCAGGCGCTGACCAGGTCGGTGCTGCACCGCCGGGCCGTGCACGGCACGTCCGGCGCGGACATCTTCGCCGACCCGGACGACGAGTCCGAGGGCCTGGTGCGGGTGCTGTTGCTGGCCGTGCGCCAGGGCCGGGCCGCCGAGATCGCGCGGCGGTCCGCGCAGGACACCTTGCCGGGAGCCGACGTGCTCGAGCCGGCCGAGGAAGTGACCGGCGGCGACGCGGTGTGCTCCGCGCTGCTCGCCCTGCGGTTCGAACTGGCCGCGCTGTACCTCGGGCTCGCGGCGGGGACGCTGGGTGGCCCGGGGCTGTACGCGCCGGCCGTGTGA
- a CDS encoding phosphomannomutase/phosphoglucomutase: protein MRDLSAIVKAYDIRGVVGEQLDADVVREFGAAFARLVGGPAVVIGHDMRESSPGLAAAFAQGVTAQGVDVVSIGLASTDMLYFASGKLDLPGAMFTASHNPAKYNGIKLCRAGAAPVGQDTGLAQIRADVEQGVADAEGVTPGTVSERDMLTEYAAYLRELVDLSSSRPLKIVVDAGNGMGGHTVPKVFEGLPIEVVPMYFELDGSFPNHEANPLDPKNIVDLQARVKEEGADAGVAFDGDADRCFVVDERGEPVSPSAITALVAVRELAKDPGGTIIHNLITSHAVPEIVREHGGTPVRTRVGHSFIKEEMAKTGAIFGGEHSAHYYFRDFWRADTGMLAALHVLAALGEQDGPLSALTSDYERYAASGEINSTVDDQAGRLAAIKAEFGGREGVTLDELDGLTVSLPDGSWFNLRASNTEPLLRLNVEAADAASVAALRDEVLAIVRG from the coding sequence GTGCGCGATCTGTCCGCCATCGTCAAGGCCTACGACATCCGCGGTGTCGTCGGCGAACAGCTTGACGCGGACGTCGTCCGCGAGTTCGGCGCCGCGTTCGCGCGGCTGGTCGGCGGGCCCGCAGTGGTCATCGGCCACGACATGCGCGAGTCCTCGCCCGGCCTGGCCGCCGCCTTCGCGCAGGGCGTGACCGCGCAGGGCGTCGACGTCGTCAGCATCGGTCTGGCCAGCACGGACATGCTCTACTTCGCCTCCGGCAAGCTCGACCTGCCCGGCGCGATGTTCACCGCCAGCCACAACCCGGCCAAGTACAACGGCATCAAGCTGTGCCGCGCGGGCGCCGCGCCGGTCGGCCAGGACACCGGCCTGGCGCAGATCCGCGCCGACGTCGAGCAGGGCGTGGCGGACGCCGAGGGCGTGACCCCGGGCACCGTGTCCGAGCGGGACATGCTCACCGAGTACGCCGCCTACCTGCGGGAACTGGTCGACCTGTCGTCGTCCCGGCCGCTGAAGATCGTCGTGGACGCGGGCAACGGCATGGGCGGCCACACCGTGCCGAAGGTGTTCGAGGGCCTGCCCATCGAGGTCGTCCCGATGTACTTCGAGCTGGACGGCAGCTTCCCCAACCACGAGGCCAACCCGCTGGACCCGAAGAACATCGTCGACCTCCAGGCCCGGGTCAAGGAGGAGGGCGCGGACGCCGGTGTCGCGTTCGACGGCGACGCGGACCGCTGCTTCGTGGTGGACGAGCGCGGCGAGCCGGTGTCCCCGAGCGCCATCACCGCGCTGGTCGCGGTGCGCGAGCTGGCCAAGGACCCGGGCGGCACGATCATCCACAACCTGATCACCTCGCACGCGGTCCCCGAGATCGTCCGCGAGCACGGCGGCACGCCCGTCCGCACCCGCGTCGGCCACTCCTTCATCAAGGAGGAGATGGCGAAGACCGGCGCGATCTTCGGCGGCGAGCACTCCGCCCACTACTACTTCCGCGACTTCTGGCGGGCCGACACCGGCATGCTGGCCGCGCTGCACGTGCTGGCCGCCCTCGGTGAGCAGGACGGCCCGCTGTCCGCCCTGACCAGCGACTACGAGCGGTACGCCGCCTCCGGTGAGATCAACTCGACGGTGGACGACCAGGCGGGCAGGCTGGCGGCCATCAAGGCCGAGTTCGGCGGCCGCGAGGGCGTCACGCTGGACGAGCTGGACGGTCTCACGGTCAGCCTGCCCGACGGCTCGTGGTTCAACCTGCGCGCCTCCAACACCGAGCCGCTGCTGCGGCTCAACGTCGAAGCCGCCGACGCGGCCTCCGTCGCCGCCCTGCGCGACGAGGTCCTGGCGATCGTGAGGGGATGA
- a CDS encoding glycosyltransferase family 2 protein, with protein MTSGATPRLRTVPVLAVLVCHDGDQWLGTALSALRRQRPRPRHVIAVDTGSLDRTSKILAEAAEGPDRVIDGVLTLSRGTGFAEAVHAAVDHAVGRWGDPGAWLWLLHDDCAPDPDCLSLLLTAAEVSPSAAVLGPLSLDWADPRLVVEAGLSTDASGHRQTGIGGVEFAGAFQQSTEALAVSSAGSLIRRSVWESLGGYDRKLPLLRDDIDFGWRANRAGHLVLSVPVARMRHVRAMSRGMRKLDAAVARPGPSLRGIDRAHGLRTFLANCGSLAFFLGVPRLAVLGVLRALGFVLVRRFSDAHAELGAVGYVLGGRAGLRAARAARPAKGVVRGLFTTRITRLRNAIRGASAYLIRRRVEADAALGRLPEDDVRPVAWSPPSEVERRVVGPAALPAGVLSRRRPVRVTGGLRRPATTVPVEAPLRGSLRPSPRPRPSPVPRGGSVVFVEVDRTRMLWSLVLGPPLVLVLGLVVFGILANATRIGLDLSGGRLLPVPSLAEVWSGYLAAWHPVAGGTSAPAPAALAVLGTLGVLVGPSAAVAVLLIGNAPLAGLSAYLATRRLPVRRPVRAVVAAAYALVPAATSAVSQGRLDVVVVHVLLPVVFAGVVAVLRGGSGPSWLPVASGTALGLAVLGAFSPLVHALVAVGALVGFVAVPGRLGDGRRRVAGLFIVVLLPMALLMPWPAVVLQNPSVVLHGVGAFLPNDPVGVVDLLTLRPGGPGAVPFVGGLVVLFALAALLFRYSRRMLPGLVVVVGAGLAVVVLRTVVVTPVVGGPAVRGWTGAPLVVMSWGLLWVVLAACRRDARPVPFVRVLAVGGVVAVGVLACSGFVGMRSGPLTASGAHLPSTVEQELPRTGRSVLVLGTPTRQVAGRMPSFGDDDLVPVPGATTRLDRWHRDLVGGDPKAARAALAQAAASGVAFVVTEDRASGQRMRDALGDLVAVAPPMSDGRPVYRVQLAAGNAVLLSPELARRARTGGTPPDSLGVPGIAPVESAPPEVGVKVSEGPEGRLLVIAAEEEPGWSATVDGKAVAVVRAWGHLVGVPVPATASEVRIEASSTLRELLLLVQAAAALFTVLTAIPSRRRL; from the coding sequence TTGACGAGCGGCGCCACTCCACGGCTGCGCACCGTGCCCGTGCTGGCCGTGCTGGTGTGCCACGACGGCGACCAGTGGCTGGGCACGGCCCTGTCCGCGCTGCGCCGCCAGCGCCCCCGGCCCCGGCACGTGATCGCCGTGGACACCGGGTCCCTGGACCGGACTTCGAAGATCCTCGCCGAGGCGGCGGAAGGTCCCGATCGGGTGATCGACGGGGTGCTGACCCTGTCCCGCGGCACGGGCTTCGCCGAAGCGGTGCACGCGGCCGTCGACCACGCCGTCGGGCGCTGGGGTGACCCGGGTGCCTGGCTGTGGCTGCTGCACGACGACTGCGCGCCGGACCCGGACTGCCTGTCCCTGCTGCTGACCGCCGCCGAGGTGTCGCCCTCGGCCGCCGTGCTGGGGCCGTTGAGCCTGGACTGGGCCGACCCCCGGCTGGTGGTCGAGGCCGGGCTGTCCACGGACGCGTCCGGGCACCGGCAGACCGGCATCGGCGGCGTGGAGTTCGCGGGGGCGTTCCAGCAGAGCACCGAGGCGCTGGCGGTGTCGTCGGCGGGTTCGCTGATCCGGCGCTCGGTGTGGGAGTCGCTCGGCGGCTACGACCGCAAGCTGCCGCTGCTGCGCGACGACATCGACTTCGGGTGGCGCGCCAACCGCGCCGGGCACCTGGTGCTGTCGGTCCCCGTGGCGCGGATGCGGCACGTGCGCGCGATGTCGCGCGGGATGCGCAAGCTCGACGCGGCCGTGGCCCGTCCCGGTCCCTCGCTGCGCGGGATCGACCGGGCGCACGGGCTGCGGACGTTCCTGGCCAACTGCGGGTCCCTCGCGTTCTTCCTCGGCGTGCCCCGGCTGGCGGTGCTCGGCGTGCTGCGGGCGTTGGGTTTTGTCCTGGTGCGGAGGTTTTCCGACGCGCACGCCGAGCTGGGCGCGGTCGGGTACGTCCTGGGTGGACGGGCGGGGCTGCGCGCGGCGCGGGCGGCGCGTCCGGCGAAGGGCGTGGTGCGCGGGCTGTTCACGACGCGGATCACCAGGCTGCGCAACGCGATCCGCGGCGCGTCGGCCTACCTGATCCGGCGGCGCGTCGAGGCGGACGCGGCGCTGGGCCGCCTGCCCGAGGACGACGTGCGGCCGGTCGCGTGGTCGCCACCGTCCGAAGTGGAGCGTCGGGTGGTCGGCCCGGCGGCGCTGCCCGCGGGCGTGCTGTCGCGGCGGCGACCGGTCCGGGTGACCGGCGGGTTGCGGCGGCCGGCCACGACCGTGCCGGTGGAGGCGCCGCTGCGGGGCTCGCTGCGCCCGTCGCCGCGCCCGCGTCCCTCGCCGGTGCCGCGCGGCGGGTCGGTGGTGTTCGTCGAGGTGGACCGGACGCGGATGCTGTGGTCGCTGGTCCTGGGTCCGCCGCTGGTGCTCGTGCTGGGGTTGGTGGTCTTCGGGATCCTCGCCAACGCGACGCGCATCGGGCTGGACCTGTCCGGCGGCCGGCTGCTGCCGGTGCCGTCGCTCGCGGAGGTGTGGTCGGGGTACCTGGCGGCGTGGCACCCGGTGGCCGGCGGGACGTCCGCGCCCGCGCCGGCGGCACTGGCCGTGCTGGGGACGCTGGGCGTGCTGGTCGGCCCGAGCGCGGCGGTGGCGGTCCTGCTGATCGGCAACGCGCCGCTGGCCGGGCTGTCGGCGTACCTGGCCACGCGGCGGCTGCCCGTGCGGCGGCCGGTGCGGGCGGTGGTGGCGGCGGCGTACGCGCTGGTGCCGGCGGCCACGTCGGCGGTGAGCCAGGGCCGGCTGGACGTCGTGGTCGTGCACGTCCTGCTTCCGGTGGTGTTCGCCGGGGTGGTCGCGGTGCTGCGGGGCGGGTCGGGGCCGTCGTGGCTGCCCGTGGCGTCCGGGACGGCGCTGGGGTTGGCGGTCCTGGGCGCGTTCTCGCCGTTGGTGCACGCGCTGGTGGCCGTGGGGGCGTTGGTCGGGTTCGTGGCGGTGCCGGGGCGGTTGGGTGACGGGCGGCGGCGGGTGGCCGGGCTGTTCATCGTCGTGCTGCTGCCGATGGCCCTGCTCATGCCGTGGCCGGCGGTGGTGTTGCAGAACCCGTCGGTCGTGCTGCACGGGGTGGGGGCGTTCCTGCCGAACGACCCGGTCGGTGTGGTGGACCTGCTGACCCTGCGGCCCGGTGGACCGGGCGCGGTGCCGTTCGTGGGCGGGTTGGTGGTGCTGTTCGCGCTGGCCGCCCTGCTGTTCCGGTACTCCCGGCGGATGCTGCCCGGCCTGGTGGTGGTCGTCGGGGCCGGGCTGGCGGTCGTCGTGCTGCGGACGGTCGTCGTGACGCCCGTGGTCGGCGGCCCGGCCGTGCGGGGGTGGACCGGCGCGCCCCTGGTGGTGATGTCGTGGGGCCTGCTGTGGGTGGTCCTCGCGGCGTGCCGGCGCGACGCCCGTCCGGTGCCCTTCGTCCGCGTGCTCGCGGTGGGCGGCGTCGTGGCGGTCGGGGTGCTGGCGTGCTCCGGGTTCGTCGGGATGCGCTCCGGTCCGTTGACGGCGTCCGGCGCGCACCTGCCGTCGACCGTGGAGCAGGAGTTGCCGAGGACCGGGCGGTCGGTGCTGGTCCTGGGCACGCCGACGCGGCAGGTGGCCGGGCGGATGCCCTCCTTCGGCGACGACGACCTGGTCCCGGTGCCCGGCGCGACCACCCGCCTGGACCGGTGGCACCGCGACCTGGTTGGCGGCGACCCGAAGGCGGCCCGCGCGGCACTCGCCCAGGCGGCGGCGTCGGGCGTGGCGTTCGTGGTGACCGAGGACCGGGCGTCCGGTCAGCGGATGCGGGACGCTTTGGGCGACCTGGTGGCCGTGGCGCCGCCCATGTCGGACGGGCGTCCCGTGTACCGGGTGCAGTTGGCGGCCGGCAACGCGGTCCTGCTGTCGCCTGAGCTGGCTCGGCGAGCACGGACCGGCGGCACCCCGCCGGACTCGCTGGGGGTCCCCGGCATCGCTCCGGTCGAGTCGGCACCGCCCGAGGTGGGTGTGAAGGTGTCGGAAGGGCCGGAGGGGCGGTTGCTGGTGATTGCGGCGGAGGAGGAGCCCGGCTGGTCGGCCACCGTCGACGGCAAGGCCGTGGCCGTCGTGCGGGCGTGGGGGCACCTGGTTGGTGTGCCGGTGCCGGCTACGGCGTCGGAGGTGCGGATCGAGGCTTCCAGCACCCTGCGTGAGCTGTTGCTGCTGGTCCAGGCCGCCGCCGCGCTGTTCACGGTGCTGACCGCGATCCCGTCCCGTCGACGCCTTTGA
- a CDS encoding DUF3499 domain-containing protein, whose translation MRSVRRCSRTGCANPAVATLTYAYADSTAVVGPLATYSEPHSYDLCEEHALRLTAPRGWEVVRHQGQFVAPEPTVDDLTALAEAVREAGRADRPVEAPEVPAGTIRRGHLRVLPDPNED comes from the coding sequence GTGCGGAGCGTGAGACGGTGCTCGCGAACCGGGTGCGCGAACCCGGCAGTCGCCACGCTCACGTACGCCTACGCGGACTCGACCGCGGTCGTCGGACCGCTGGCCACCTACTCCGAGCCGCACAGCTACGACCTCTGCGAAGAGCACGCCCTGCGCCTCACCGCGCCGCGCGGCTGGGAGGTCGTCCGGCACCAGGGGCAGTTCGTCGCCCCCGAACCCACCGTGGACGACCTGACGGCGCTCGCCGAGGCCGTGCGCGAAGCGGGTCGCGCGGACCGGCCGGTGGAGGCGCCCGAGGTGCCCGCGGGCACGATCCGGCGTGGTCACCTGCGGGTTCTGCCCGACCCGAACGAAGACTGA
- a CDS encoding WhiB family transcriptional regulator has product MREFDGGRNVDGDAPARESVVFTELFDATDEQDWQERALCAQTDPEAFFPEKGGSTREAKRICLGCEVRSECLEYALQHDERFGIWGGLSERERRKLKKRAV; this is encoded by the coding sequence ATGCGGGAATTCGACGGGGGTCGCAACGTGGACGGGGACGCGCCGGCGCGGGAGTCGGTGGTGTTCACGGAACTCTTCGACGCGACCGACGAGCAGGACTGGCAGGAGCGCGCCCTGTGCGCGCAGACCGACCCGGAGGCGTTCTTCCCCGAGAAGGGCGGCTCGACGCGCGAGGCCAAGCGGATCTGCCTGGGCTGCGAGGTGCGCTCCGAGTGCCTGGAGTACGCGCTGCAGCACGACGAGCGCTTCGGGATCTGGGGCGGGTTGTCCGAACGGGAGCGGAGGAAGCTCAAGAAGCGCGCCGTGTGA
- the cofD gene encoding 2-phospho-L-lactate transferase, with the protein MKVVVLVGGVGGARFLVGLKSLLSAPEHEITAVVNTGDDVWMHGLRITPDLDTCMYTLGGGIDVERGWGRADESWTVKEELAKYGAEPTWFGLGDRDIATHLVRTRMLRAGYPLSAVVEALCHRWQPGVRLLPMSDDRVETHVVVSEGDETRAIHFQEWWVKHRASLPAHSFASVGAETATAGPGVVDAILEADAVLLAPSNPVVSVGTILAVPGIRDALRKTDAGVVGLSPIIGGKPLRGMADACLTAIGVETSAEAVGRLYGSRKTTEGGVLDGWLVHTGDRCDVPGVAVRAVPLLMSDVDATAAMARAALELAGVGVG; encoded by the coding sequence GTGAAGGTCGTCGTACTGGTGGGAGGGGTCGGCGGGGCTCGGTTCCTCGTCGGCCTCAAGTCGTTGTTGAGTGCTCCTGAGCACGAGATCACCGCGGTGGTGAACACCGGGGACGACGTGTGGATGCACGGGTTGCGGATCACGCCCGACCTGGACACCTGCATGTACACCCTGGGCGGTGGGATCGACGTCGAGCGCGGCTGGGGCCGGGCGGACGAGTCGTGGACGGTCAAGGAGGAGCTGGCGAAGTACGGCGCGGAGCCGACGTGGTTCGGCCTCGGCGACCGGGACATCGCCACGCACCTGGTCCGCACGCGGATGCTCCGCGCGGGCTACCCCCTGTCGGCCGTGGTGGAGGCGCTGTGCCACCGGTGGCAGCCGGGCGTGCGGCTGCTGCCGATGTCCGACGACCGGGTGGAGACCCACGTGGTGGTGTCGGAGGGTGACGAGACCCGGGCGATCCACTTCCAGGAGTGGTGGGTCAAGCACCGGGCGTCACTGCCGGCGCACTCGTTCGCGTCGGTCGGCGCGGAGACCGCGACCGCCGGGCCGGGCGTGGTGGACGCGATCCTGGAGGCGGACGCGGTGCTGCTGGCCCCGTCGAACCCGGTGGTCAGCGTCGGCACGATCCTGGCCGTGCCGGGCATCCGGGACGCGCTGCGCAAGACCGACGCCGGCGTGGTCGGGCTGTCGCCGATCATCGGCGGCAAGCCGCTGCGCGGGATGGCGGACGCGTGCCTGACCGCGATCGGCGTGGAGACCTCGGCGGAGGCGGTGGGTCGGCTCTACGGCTCGCGCAAGACCACCGAGGGCGGGGTCCTGGACGGGTGGCTGGTGCACACCGGCGACCGGTGCGACGTGCCGGGCGTGGCGGTGCGCGCGGTGCCGCTGCTGATGTCCGATGTGGACGCGACGGCGGCGATGGCCCGTGCGGCGCTGGAACTGGCGGGTGTCGGCGTTGGCTGA
- a CDS encoding site-2 protease family protein has protein sequence MKRSAVRPSPLFLGLLAITVAGAVMTSLGDQARTFDDPVVIAGTVLFVLGGWAVSLCLHEFGHAVVAYRGGDYAVKARGYLTLDIRHYTDPIMSLVLPLVLLAFGGIPLPGGAVWINHHALRNKRVESLVSLAGPLSNLVLGALLSLSVLLFEPPVGLSAALSYLALLQVLAFVLNILPVPGLDGWGVIEPWMSYQAQQFGAKARPWAPLVLFAVLLAFPAVAAIFFRLSYAVFGLVGGEELWAGLGQGTFMFWR, from the coding sequence GTGAAGCGATCAGCGGTGCGACCCAGTCCACTGTTCCTCGGCCTCCTCGCGATCACGGTGGCAGGCGCCGTGATGACCTCGTTGGGCGACCAGGCCCGCACGTTCGACGACCCGGTGGTGATCGCGGGCACCGTGTTGTTCGTGCTCGGCGGGTGGGCGGTTTCCCTGTGCCTGCACGAGTTCGGGCACGCCGTGGTCGCCTACCGCGGCGGCGACTACGCCGTGAAAGCACGCGGTTACCTGACCCTGGACATCCGCCACTACACCGACCCGATCATGTCCCTCGTGCTGCCGCTGGTGCTGCTGGCGTTCGGCGGCATCCCGCTGCCCGGCGGCGCGGTGTGGATCAACCACCACGCCTTGCGGAACAAGCGCGTCGAGTCGCTCGTGTCGCTGGCCGGACCGCTGAGCAACCTGGTGCTCGGCGCGCTGCTGAGCCTGTCGGTGCTGCTGTTCGAACCGCCGGTGGGGCTGTCCGCCGCGCTGTCGTACCTGGCGCTGCTCCAGGTGCTGGCGTTCGTGCTGAACATCCTGCCGGTGCCCGGCCTGGACGGGTGGGGCGTGATCGAGCCGTGGATGTCCTACCAGGCACAGCAGTTCGGGGCGAAGGCGCGGCCGTGGGCGCCGCTGGTGCTGTTCGCGGTGCTGCTGGCGTTCCCGGCGGTGGCGGCGATCTTCTTCCGGCTGTCCTACGCGGTGTTCGGACTGGTCGGCGGCGAGGAGCTGTGGGCCGGGCTGGGGCAGGGCACGTTCATGTTCTGGCGCTGA
- a CDS encoding metallopeptidase family protein has translation MARGSRRHGPQSRRRRDRHGRGLRGPLYPATLPAARSRAERFDALVLEALEPIEARWRIELTQLDVAVDDVPDVQAASDDGDVVEDGNVPLARLLPAGADRRARIVLYRRPLEARAKDGADLADLVHDVLVEQVANYLGLDPDVIDGE, from the coding sequence ATGGCCAGGGGTTCGCGACGACACGGCCCGCAGAGCCGCCGCAGGCGCGACCGCCACGGCCGCGGCCTGCGCGGTCCGCTGTACCCGGCCACCCTCCCCGCGGCCCGCAGCCGGGCGGAGCGCTTCGACGCCCTGGTCCTGGAGGCCCTGGAACCCATCGAGGCCCGCTGGCGCATCGAGCTGACCCAACTCGACGTGGCGGTCGACGACGTGCCGGACGTGCAGGCGGCCTCCGACGACGGCGACGTGGTCGAGGACGGCAACGTGCCCCTGGCCCGCCTGCTCCCGGCCGGGGCGGACCGGAGGGCGCGGATCGTGCTCTACCGGCGCCCCTTGGAGGCCCGCGCGAAGGACGGGGCGGACCTGGCCGACCTGGTGCACGACGTGCTGGTGGAGCAGGTCGCCAACTACCTCGGCCTGGACCCGGACGTCATCGACGGCGAATAA
- a CDS encoding Trm112 family protein: protein MAVQLDPQLLEILACPCPEHAPLTPGTAADPQADFLTCTSCGRSFPVREGIPVLLLDEAVEPSAG, encoded by the coding sequence GTGGCCGTCCAACTCGACCCCCAGCTGCTGGAGATCCTGGCGTGCCCGTGCCCCGAGCACGCGCCGCTCACGCCGGGCACCGCCGCCGACCCGCAGGCCGACTTCCTGACCTGCACCTCCTGCGGCCGGTCGTTCCCGGTCCGGGAGGGGATCCCGGTGCTGCTGCTCGACGAGGCTGTCGAGCCGTCGGCGGGGTGA
- a CDS encoding coenzyme F420-0:L-glutamate ligase, with protein MWTRRRRWPVRRWNWRVSALADRPTPPFADHAAGGAITVLPVTGLPEFRPGDDLAGALASAAPWLSSGDVVVVTSKVLSKVEGRLVPVPTDPEQRDAVRRSYVEAEAVRVIARRGRTLITENKLGVVQAASGVDASNVAGDEIALLPVDPDASAAALRAALKTTLGVEVAVVVTDTMGRAWRVGQTDAAIGASGLAVLHRYAGSVDAQGNELVVTEVAVADEVAAAADLVKGKLGAVPVAVVRGLTPSDDGSSARDLVRPIEDDLFRLGVEEAVAQGRAEAVLVRRSVRSFTADPVDPAVLRRAVGAALTAPAPHHTRPVRFVHLRDRRVALLDAMLERWKSDLRADGWSEERIERRVARGDFLRAAPEIVVPFLVAEGAHSYPDAARTAAEHTMFTIAGGAAVQGLLVALAAEGLGSCWVSSTIFCPDVVRDVLGLPETWEPLGAVAVGHPEEPLVPRPPRGVEEGFLEL; from the coding sequence ATGTGGACGCGACGGCGGCGATGGCCCGTGCGGCGCTGGAACTGGCGGGTGTCGGCGTTGGCTGACCGACCGACGCCCCCGTTCGCCGACCACGCGGCCGGCGGCGCGATCACGGTCCTGCCGGTCACCGGGTTGCCGGAGTTCCGACCGGGCGACGACCTGGCCGGCGCGCTGGCGTCGGCCGCGCCGTGGCTGTCCTCCGGTGACGTGGTCGTGGTGACCAGCAAGGTTCTGTCCAAAGTGGAGGGTCGGTTGGTGCCCGTGCCGACCGACCCCGAGCAGCGCGACGCCGTGCGCCGGTCCTACGTGGAGGCGGAGGCCGTGCGGGTCATCGCCCGGCGCGGGCGGACGCTGATCACCGAGAACAAGCTGGGCGTCGTGCAGGCCGCCTCCGGGGTGGACGCCTCGAACGTGGCCGGCGACGAGATCGCGTTGCTGCCGGTGGACCCGGACGCGTCGGCGGCGGCCCTGCGGGCGGCGTTGAAGACGACGCTGGGCGTCGAGGTGGCCGTCGTGGTCACTGACACCATGGGCCGGGCGTGGCGGGTCGGGCAGACCGACGCGGCGATCGGGGCGTCCGGGCTAGCCGTGCTGCACCGGTACGCCGGGTCGGTGGACGCCCAGGGCAACGAGCTGGTGGTGACCGAGGTGGCCGTGGCCGACGAGGTCGCCGCCGCGGCGGACCTGGTGAAGGGCAAGCTCGGGGCGGTGCCGGTGGCCGTCGTGCGGGGGTTGACGCCTTCGGACGACGGGTCGTCGGCGCGGGACCTGGTGCGGCCGATCGAGGACGACCTGTTCCGGCTGGGCGTCGAGGAGGCGGTGGCGCAGGGGCGGGCCGAGGCGGTGCTGGTGCGCCGGTCCGTGCGGTCGTTCACGGCCGACCCCGTGGACCCGGCCGTGCTGCGGCGGGCGGTGGGCGCGGCCCTGACCGCTCCCGCGCCGCACCACACGCGGCCGGTCCGGTTCGTGCACCTGCGGGACCGCCGGGTGGCTCTGCTGGACGCCATGCTGGAGCGCTGGAAGTCCGACCTGCGGGCCGACGGGTGGTCCGAGGAGCGGATCGAGCGGCGGGTGGCGCGCGGCGACTTCCTGCGGGCCGCCCCGGAGATCGTGGTGCCGTTCCTGGTGGCCGAGGGCGCGCACAGCTACCCGGACGCGGCCCGGACGGCGGCGGAGCACACGATGTTCACCATCGCCGGCGGCGCGGCCGTGCAGGGGCTGCTGGTGGCGCTGGCCGCCGAGGGCCTGGGGTCGTGCTGGGTGTCGTCCACGATCTTCTGCCCGGACGTGGTCCGGGACGTCCTGGGCCTGCCGGAGACGTGGGAGCCGCTGGGTGCCGTGGCGGTGGGCCACCCGGAGGAGCCGCTGGTGCCGCGCCCGCCGCGGGGTGTCGAGGAAGGGTTCCTGGAGCTGTGA